ATCACTGCCTCGCAGCAATGGAGATTCTCATGTCCTTGGTGGTCAATGCAACACCTGAAGATATAAACAGTACTTCCAACCCCCAGAGGGGGGTGCCCTACCTGAAGAAACTAGCCCACCTGGACGAGGGCCTGTACGAGGAGTTCTACAGCCTGTGGGTGACACTGATGGTGGTCAACACCCTGATGTTCGTGGTGGGTGTGGTCCTTAACAGCCTGGCCCTCTACATCTTCTGCCTGCCCTCCCAGATTTCCTCCGCCCCTGTGGTCTATACCATCAACCTGGCAGTGGCTGACCTGTTGGTGGCGCTCTCGCTCCCTGCCCGTATTGCCCTCTACCACAGCGGTGGAGGGTGTCTGGCCTGCTCCTACGTTCACACGTTCAGCTACTTTGTCAACATGTACTGCAGCATCCTCTTCCTCACCAGTATCTGCGTGGACCGCTATATAGCCGTGGTGTGGGCCGGGGCCGGGCGCCGCTGGAGGAGCCCTGGGGTCGCTAAGGGAGTCAGTGTGGGGATCTGGCTCCTCGCCGTGGTGGTCACCTACTCCTTCCAGACCACGGAGCTGGAGATCAAGGCCACGTCATGCTGTCGACTCACCGCCCTCTTTGCCCTGTCCTTCCTGGAGTTCCTGCTCCCCCTGGTGGTCATCGTGACATTCACACTCAGGGTGGCATGCGCCCTAACCGACCCCAGGCTGATGCCTCAGAGCCAGGGCCGGAGGGCCAGAGCAGTCAGGCTCCTGGTGGCTGTCTTGGTTGTCTTCTCCATCTGCTTCATGCCCTTCCACGTGCGCCAGGCGTTGGTGTATTTCCGGATGGGGGGTGACAGAGCACAGCAGGTGTTGGCGTACCATGCCACTGTGACCCTCAGCAGCCTCAACAGCTGCCTGGACCCAGTGGTCTATTGCTTGGTGACGGACAGCTTCCGCTCGGCCATGCGCCGGGCCTGCAGGAAGAGgccaggggcaggggcagggacagggacaggggcgGAGGTGGAGGCGGAGGTGGAGGCGGAGGCAGAGAGGACCAGTGGAGGGGATGTTGCCAGTGGACTAAGGAGTTCAAAAGGATCAGGGACAGCCATGGCTATCGCTCACAGTGTGGCCACATTGACTCTCACCCCCTGCACCCAGCAACAGAGGGAGATGTCTGCATAGCGAgaggagaagagtgagagagagagatgtctgcatggagagaggagaagagtgacagagagagatgtctgcatggagagaggagaagagtgacAGAGAAAGATGTCTGCATGGAGAAAGGGGacgagtgagagagggggatgtctgcatggagagaggagaagagtgacagagggagatgtctgcatagagagaggagaagagtgacagagggagatgTCTGCATAGCGAGAGGAgaagagtgacagagggagatgTCTGCATAGCGAGAGGAGAAGAGTGACAGAGGGggatgtctgcatggagagaggagaagagtgacagagggagatgTCTGcataaagagaggagaagagtgacagagagagatgtctgcatggagagaggagacgagtgacagagagagatgtctgcatggagagaggagaagagtgacagagagagatgtctgcatggagagaggagatgagtgaCAGAGATagatgtctgcatggagagaggagaagagtgacagagagagatgtctgcatggagagaggagacgagtgacagagagagatgtctgcatggagagaggagaagagtgacCGAGGGagatgtctgcatggagagaggagaagagtgacCGAGGGagatgtctgcatggagagaggagaagagtgacagagggagatgTCTGCATAGCGAGAGGAgaagagtgacagagggagatgtctgcatggagagaggagacgagtgacagagggagatgtctgcatggagagaggagaagagtgacagagggagatgtctgcatggagagaggagaagagtgacagagagagatgtctgcatggagagaggagatgagtgaCAGAGATagatgtctgcatggagagaggacAAGAGTGACCGAGGGagatgtctgcatggagagaggagaagagtgacagagggaaagaggaaaaTGAAGGGAattggaatgagagagagggtgttgCTAATATAGTGGGTTTTGTGACTAAGGCACAGGCCGTTGATAAGACTGCATTGGGACGTTATATCTCTTGAGCTTTTGAAAGCCAACAGAATATAAATTCTGTACAGAATTTGCATCCTGGTGTTTGCATTCTGAAGACTCATACAataatatgcagtgataatgaaCCTGGACAAGATATGTGATTGATTTTAATCAGTAAAATGCAGTCTCACTGTAATGGAACAGTAGCAGAACTTTTTTTCCAGAAAAGCGTAAGctgtttatttcaattgactgtcaATGTTATGTTTTTACATTGAGATTTTTCATATCACTTCTGTAACATCTGGAAACAGCACCATATATACATCATTTGAAGGAAAAAAAAAGTACAACTATTATCGGATCATGATGTCACCAGTTGCACAGAGGGTGAATGGTCCTTACAAGTGCATGTCCATCACAAACTAGCTTTGTTTATTGCTCCTCCACTTGATTTAATGGACAAATTGGCTCACTTGTTTATCTCACTGCACTGACTCCAGTGGCTTTCAATTTTCTCCTTGAATAACATCTCTCTTAAAGCTACAGTATGGGATTCGTAAAACAGCATCAACCATGTTTTGGGACTAAACAGTTAGTTTACAAGCAAGCTTAAATTTTGTGGTTTTGGTAGAGTGTTGAATTGAAGCTTGTGATGTATAGTttacattcttcaagaatcaatggttatGTCATTCATTTAAATATCTAAAAAGGGATGTACCattcccagattgcccctttaactgtCACTGAGTCAGAACATGTAATGTGGTATTCTAAAGGTAAACACATTCACGATTTGTTTGGGACATTTCTCCATTTAGGGGGAGATGCTGTAGACCAGTGCTTTTAAATTCTTGGTCCTGGGgacaaaggggtgcacatttttggttttgccttagcactacacagctgattcagatCATCAACTTATCATCAAACTTTGATGATTTGAGTCAggttaaaacaaaaatgtgctctcctttgggtccccaggaccaggctTGAGAACCACTGCTGTAGGCCACCAGATTCACTCACTGTGTTCATTATTATTTGGCCACAAGGAGGTAGCATGAGACTTGGATGTTTTCATTTGAATGCGACTGAGAACAACCTCCGGTGACATTTCTGCATTTGAACCTTTTTAGTAAGCATTGCTGTTTTATTCCTGGAAAACATACTTCCACATACTCTATATGTCATTTTCCAAACTCCTACAATGCCTTCCTGTAAAGTTATGCCTGTTACATTCCCATCATGCTCTACTATTGGGAGCAAACAGACTCATAACCTCCTGCTGCTTCATTCAGTCTGTGTCAGCTGGTCAGGCTTGTATTTGTGACATTCTTCCACAGGATGTGAACAAGGCTCAGTCTGGGCTTTGGCATTGTTCACACCTCGGTCCTACAGCATGAGTTTCGCCCTCCCTCACCTGTCTGTGGCCCGTGGCCAGTGATTTGGCTGGGGTGACTGTGGGCCAGGTGGTTTGGCTAGGGTGACTGGGGGCCTGACACAAAGGCCTAGACAGCAGATTTGGGGTGAATTCAAATTGAATTCAATTCAAGGTCACTCAATTCAGGCAGTGATttgagtaaaataaaaaataaaaacctttgaATAAAATAGCTTCTCCTTTTCAGTTTATTGAGAAGTCAGTTAATACATAGATTTCCTTTTAGAATTATTGGGATTTCAGTCTACTTCCTAAATAGACTGACTTCAATTCAAATTGACCCCAAACCTGCTAGACAGAGGAACAAACAAAGAGGAGGGGAACCTGAAACTGCCAGGTGCAGAATTTTCCACCGCACTCTCTGAGGTTGAGCATGTTAAGAGAACAAATCGTCTGCTGTGAGTTGATTCAGCGTCTTTTATGGAAAGTGATGAAACTGTTTTTCCCCACAGGCTACAACAGGATCCAGTCTTATCAACAGCTGTGATTCTCGCTGTGGTTTTAGAGGTGAAAGGTGAAAGACGTTTCGTCTGATATTCAACTGTTATTTACCTGTTATACATTTCTTTGAAGCTTACTAGACATATTGACACATTCATAACAGAAGAGGTTAGGACAGGCCTTCTGTTGTGGACGATGTTACCTCAAGCTTGGAAGGACAGAATGAAGGATAGTGTATCTCTAAATCACATAGGACAGGTCTCTGACAGGTCTCTCTAAAAGATAGCTAACAGTATTAACTGCAGGCTATGCTGTGCAGGTGCTCTACAGTATATTGAAGTGCTACTTGCATTATGACACTGT
The DNA window shown above is from Oncorhynchus mykiss isolate Arlee chromosome 18, USDA_OmykA_1.1, whole genome shotgun sequence and carries:
- the LOC110496878 gene encoding G-protein coupled receptor 20, which encodes MEILMSLVVNATPEDINSTSNPQRGVPYLKKLAHLDEGLYEEFYSLWVTLMVVNTLMFVVGVVLNSLALYIFCLPSQISSAPVVYTINLAVADLLVALSLPARIALYHSGGGCLACSYVHTFSYFVNMYCSILFLTSICVDRYIAVVWAGAGRRWRSPGVAKGVSVGIWLLAVVVTYSFQTTELEIKATSCCRLTALFALSFLEFLLPLVVIVTFTLRVACALTDPRLMPQSQGRRARAVRLLVAVLVVFSICFMPFHVRQALVYFRMGGDRAQQVLAYHATVTLSSLNSCLDPVVYCLVTDSFRSAMRRACRKRPGAGAGTGTGAEVEAEVEAEAERTSGGDVASGLRSSKGSGTAMAIAHSVATLTLTPCTQQQREMSA